The Elgaria multicarinata webbii isolate HBS135686 ecotype San Diego chromosome 15, rElgMul1.1.pri, whole genome shotgun sequence sequence GGGAGAATATGAGGCAAAACAGGGCAAAGgcgtagatgtgatggagctctcagagcGAACGGTAAGGGAACGTgatcccaccctcacccccaccccgggtcccctgtctgaaggagctctgAATCTCCGCACTGCTGCccttttttacttttgttttatactctAGTTTAGAACATTTAGaagttttatgctgtgttttgtcATATTgtagtattttatggttttaactattGTGACCCACGCAGaaagctttggcaattgggcagcagagaaatgtaattaattaataatacaatacaatataacatTGGAAATAGTTAAACCTATAGGACTTAAATGCATAAAGGTTTAAAAGCAACACAATTCAGCACAAGAGCGGCCACTGggagtgcaggagcaggatttgatacgtttaaagaaaaaaattaaactaatgcttacatctgcgtaagttttaaagataaaaacatcaactCATAAACAATTCATTAATGTCATAAAGCAATGGCATTAAATATTAAATTTccaaatttaaatattttatatcttttccttttaaaactccAGCTGTACTTAAGAATGTTATAAAAATCCAAATTAGATTATGAATTCAAACTTTTTCAAGGAAATTGGGTTTGGAAGTCCCCAAAACGTGTTTAGGGTTAGTCAAAGCCACAGTCACACAATTTGATAGATTGCAACAACACTTCACATTCATTGACCAGGCATTATGCTGAGACCTCTGGTTTTGTCATTAGACATTCTttccccttaccttggtgcaccTGTCAATGATCCATGCATTATAGGGAGGCAGAAGAAGTGAGAAAGAGACATACCCGGGTTAGTCACATTAATAGTAATTGTTTTCTAAAGCACCTAAAAGAGAAGATAATTCCCCCCAATCTTAcaaagagggaatctacacgtcgtactgaaggcgcctgcgtgtgCCTCCaatgcgccctcaaaacgatggtgtagacggagaaagaagaggcggaggaggcggtggttggggaaccggctgcgtccttgccgccgcctccccgccggcctcctgcagccggggtaagagccacccgggtcggagagctcggcttccgcttccgccgagctcttcgacctgggtggctcttaccccggcagcaggaggccggcggggaggcagcggcaaggacgtggccggttccccagcctcctcctcctccgcctcttcctccgtctcttctttctccgtctacaccatcgttttgagggcgcactggaggcgcacgcaggcgccttcagtacgacgtgtagattccctcttagaTTCTAAGTAAGATTGAtctaaagaaggagaaggaggcacAGGGTGGGGATGAGAAAGAAGGGGTTCACAATCACAAAGAACTGGAATCATAAGGATGAAAAAGCCGGAGAGACAAGAAGAAAGTCGATATCTTTTCAGAACATCTCAACATCTTGTCTTCAAGAAGAGAGCAAAGATGCTAAATGACTATTAGACGTACTATTAAAGAATTCCAAGTTAACAAACAGCAAATGAGAAAAGTCATTAAAGAGGTGGGCTAAAGAGTTTTAGCAGTAGAAAGAGTACAAGGAACACAAacatatagcttcatcacaccagggttatactgtgcaatcactgcgaactgcgtgcaaaggactccgtagttttccagcttataacctgctttgactgtgaagtactcccaggcatcctgctttcattgtgctataaagccaaaagacttgacctattttgctactagttttggagcgaatcatttgttgttttccgagcggccactgggggcgcaggagcaggatttgatatgtttaaagaaaaaattaaacaaatgcttacgtgcGTAAGTTTAAAAGATAAAATGATCATACCAaactttaaacataccaaatttgaattggattgggtcatccgttgattttttaatgatttttttacatttccccccccctaagcccttttcctggtatgcaaaggatcttaggagtgctgccgccgggggtgtgatttagctagcaacaacaacaatgacagctaaacactgtaggggataattcgagggaaacaggtacgtggcaTGAAGCTTATAGAGAAAGCAGCGAAGAGAGCTAAAGTGGAGGAAAATCATGATTAGATTTACTCTCATGGAATAGCCCTCTGGATCAATTGGACATCTTTTAAAAGCTTACAAAACACAGCTTGCTGGAATTAGCCAGCTCGTAGAcggagggcatggctagacggggccaTTCCCTCTgcgtccacgtgatgcacaggggatcccaggggctgggagggatgatccctccctttccccggaataaccagcaccacttttatcccgacttttcccatggtctcaggatgatcccgagaccatgggaggtgtgggctactgtcccagttttgtcccggctcttcACGAGCAACCGCgaagagccaggaaccgggcatgggggtggggggaatgggaggttttattttttaaaaaaacacttacttttcaCTCGAGCGCTCAAGCgctcatcttaaaaaaaataaatccaaaatggcgggtgcgacatcctcttcctcccgggacgtcacatgccatgtgtagagtgatggggaggatctcgcaatcaccatattgcaagatcctcccccttcagTCCCTAGGTCTAGTCATGCCCAGAGAGAGCAGAGGGCTGCTCACCCTGGTGTCTTGAGGCAGGGTTCAGACTTGCTAGGCACTGGGTAACATTTTGGACAAGCTGATCTGCCCATAGAAAAGGGTCATGCACCATTCAGTGGATCTGCAATGGAACCAGATTTTGACTCATTATGTCGAaaatggctggccactgtgtgagcagagtgctggactagatggacccttggtctgatccagcatcagggctcttctgatgttctattgTTAATTAAAGGAACCGATATCCTAATGGGAATGGGGTAGAAATTGATCACAACCTAATGAGTTGTCTGTAAAAGATCAAATGCAAAAGGCATTTGAAAAGGACCTCAATGTCTATAACACACCCATGTGTGTATATGCTAGAACTCTCCAAAGCAAGATGTGGAGCTGAAAGGCATAGATTTCGCGGTCATGTCACAATCCTGGAGGAATGTAGAGAATTAATGGGACATGGTTATCCTTGGATATGAGCTCTATAGAAAGGACAGAGAAGAGTTTACAGGGGGCGGTGTCAAAGAGGGCATCAAGTCCATTTAAATAGAAAGTTTAAGAAGATTTAGTAGGTAGAATACCAGACCAAAAGACCCCCAGCTCCACCAAAACTCTAAAGATCATCTTAAGATGGAAAAAGAAAGGAGTAATCCAAAGAAGGAAAGGCTGCAAATAATAGATAATGTCAAGTCATATTGACAGCAAATTTGAGTCACAACAAAGAGGTTCATcagagtgttttatcgcacgctcgctactgcacACTTACGGATGGGCGCGCGTCCTTCACCTCGCACACGCTTCCCGCTCCTTCCACtccaaaatagacccctttaaatcctacctttttaaaaaaaacggaatgtgctgcgatctcctgctgtgtgcaggaaaagaggcacgataaaaacgccccctgaatgggtcacatggtctttgtttacttcctctttcccctccaggcagaaaaaagaagtaatgaaggacaaaagtgggggGGGCGCGGAGAAGCGGTGGTAAGGAAacgccattccccccccccccgtgtgatgacactcaaagAGACAAACGTATTAAACAAGCGTAATGACCAGGTATaacttgattttaattttttaaatttttccccTTTACTGTTTCCTACTTGGGAAATATTTTTAGATATAGAGCAGTTTATAAatttggtaaataaataaaaataaaaataaaaccatcctCCATAATAGAGGACTAGAATGTAGCCACTATAGCACCAATTCCAGAAACGGAATCAGGGGGGTGGGatccagacacaggccagcctgttcTGAACATATTGCTGGACAGCTTATTGAAAATGCAGACTAGCGTAATGTTTAGAATTTGCTATGATGCCCTTTGCacggatgggtttaaaaggggattagatgacAGGCTGCAGGTCCTGTAGCTTTAATTGCGTTGGCTGGTTGctatggaaacaggatgctggagtagatggacctctTCTAATGTTCCCGTCTTTCCACCATCTTACACAGAGCCAATTCCAAAGGTCAGAGGGGCACGTAAGACAACTATCCCATTATTTTTAAGCTAACATGTCTGCTGTCAACTCCCCAGCAGAAACGTGTTCTACACAAAAGTCTTCTACTCACTGTCTTCAGGTTTCGGATGCATCAGAATTACAGGCAACTCCACAGCAACATCACTGAAAGGAAGACCACATAGTTCAAAGTGGGAAGCTAGAAATTGAGGAATGCAGGAATTCCCGCCACTGCTCGGGATAATATGGGGAGTGCCAGACCAAAGCCATGGGGATCCTGTGTGTACAATGTGAGCTAATCTACCCAGGTCAGCATGCTCGATCACATCACAAATGCTCCTCTTCCACCACATGAATAACAACCTGGCATTAACATATAGAGTGAGAGAAGCGCTCAAAGGGAAACAGGGCATTCACGCTGATACCATAAATGAGGGGCAACCTCCCCTATAAAATGGGGCAGACATCAATAAATCCATGCTTACCTTGAAGTGAGATCTCCCAGGATGCTGcggaaaaaagaaaacatgaaaaTTGGAGAACAATACCAAGAGTCATTCTAggtcattgacctggttcacatgacacgaaaGCCAATCACGAGTTAATTAACACTAGAGAAGCTGCAGCATGTGCCATCTGCCATTCTGAATATGGAGGCCCCAGCCAGGAATTGCCGTGGCTTGTCGTTTTACTCAAACACAGTTAGTGGGGCTTATTTATCTCGTAAAACCCTTTGCTTTAGGGCTATGTGAGGGTTAGTTtgacccatggcagccattttgtggtagggCCCAAGACAccttttcaaattgccaaatgtaacCACAGGCCACAAAGGATTGCTGATGCCTGCTGTGCGATGTGCCTTTCACAAGAATTTAGTCGTGAGGAGCCAAAAGTGCTGAACCAAAGGCAGCCTGGGCTGATAATCTATTCACAAATGCAGCTGTGCCAAACGAAGCAGTAAGGAGGAGCAAGGCCAGTATCCGTGGGACTCGTGTAGGTACGAGTAGCCCAGTGGGAATGCTCTCCATCGAGACAAGGTGCATGCCATGCTGCAACAGAAACCAAATGGGTTTGTTTCGGCTTCTTGGGATAGAAAAGATGCTCACCCGCCTCTGGATACCATCAGGTTGACTTTGACTTTGTAGGAAACCAGGATCCCAAGCACTTCCTTGTCCATCCCTGGTCTAAGactaagggggggggagggggaaagaggaggcatttaaaaaaagGGACGGCTGGCAAACACAGATGGATAGTAATAGGCAGCATAGGGAAAGACTGTAGTTTCTCTAACCAAAGAGGGCGAACATCTAGCCCATGGGCggaatctggcctgcagaggctTGGGCTCCCTCTCTCGGTCCTGCACcaacctccacccccccccccgttgaaaTACAGAAAcaactctgcatgcttccagacactaggaggCGACAGAAAATGCGTTATGTGAACAGCCCCTTGTATTGCCCATTCCCCTTATTGTcctgtagttaaacagtgttagatagccttctttgATGATGCGTATTAAAGGCACTAATAAAGTAACTCGGTTTGTactaaactggctctagcctgcgTTTATTCCCTTTCATATCGAATGCTGCATTACCACACTTTCTCtatctaaggcaactctgctgtaagtcacatcaGAGTTTCTAACATCCCCAGGCCCAGCCCTATCCAGACCTCACCCCCTGGAGGCTACCAGGAGCATTGGGAAAGGGTAGAGGGGAGAGGAATGACTGTTATCATCTCCAATCTGTGGATATTCCTCTGCATGCTGCTCCCCCTAGCTTAGACATAACAGCAAGGATCCCCATTACTTAGCTGGCCAGGGAAGCTTGCATGCAGGCGTGCTCTCCCTGGTCAAAGAAAGCATGTGCCCACCACCAAAACTGCATGCAAAGGGGACTACATTACTGCACCCAGAATTTCCTTGGCTAGAGAAAGCTGAGCCCTTCAATCCTGCAAAAAGGTTTGAGATggtgagggaatctacacgtcgtactgaaggtgcctGCGTGCGCCcccagtccgccctcaaaacaATGGtatagacggagaaagaagagacggaggaagaggcagaggaggcggcggctggggaactggccacgtccttgccgccgctgccgcctccccgccggcctcctgctgccggggtaagctcttaccccgggtggctcttaccccggcagcaggaggccggcggggaggcggtggcggcaaggacgcgcccggttccccagcctcctcctcctcctcctcttcctccgcctctgcTTTCTACGTCTACACCgtcgttttgagggcggactggaggcgtacgcaggcgccttcagtacgacgtgtagattccctctgagCCAGCTCAGCTCCACTGGCCACACATCCTCCCTAGATGGGAGAAGGCACAGGGCTGACAGCCTGGTGGATCGTTCAGGTGGCATTTTGCTGGGGCAGCTCCGCTGCTGCTGGGCCTTTCCCAGTCCAAGAAACCCTCATGCGGTACAGCCAGGTCCCTGGTCAAAGCGCTGGGGGAACGATCCACCCCGTgcatcaaccagggaccaaacGGTAACCGGGGGCACGGCCATGCCCCTGGGGCCATTGGGCCCGtggagggctgggtgggtggtCACCCTGCCCTCACACCCGAAAcgcgccccccctccccttcgTACACAGTGGTGGAGGCCAGGTTGGTGTCCTCATGCTTGAGCTTGCCATCCAGGGCCAGGCCACGCTTCTCACGGTTGTTGCTCAAGGAGGGGGTCACAGTGTAGCTTTTGGAGAAGGTGGAGTTGGCAGCCACATTCTCTCTAAAAGAAGGGTGAACAGGGAGAGATAGTCTGAAAAAGCTGGTATTAGTGAGAACTGCACAGCAAACCATTGCAATTTAACACTTGGAACTGTTGAAAAATGGCCACACCCTCCAGAAAACTTCCAGCTTGGAAGTAACTTCCatggaggggccgtggctcagtggtagagcatctgcgttgcatgcagaaggtctcaggttcaatctcaaGCAactccagggtgtgtgtgtgtcttcacgGTGCCCAGTCGGCACTGCGACCCTCAGAAACCAAGCGGCTACCCTCCCCCGGGGTGGTGTTGAGTAATCCCGATGCcagggagggagtgcagggtaGTTCCAGGGACTCCAGAGCAAGGTGAGGGGCTGCCTTGACTTCGTCTTGCGAGTTCTCACTTCCAAGTGTTTAGACAGCACCCAGGTGGGACAGGAAAaactgcttgaaaccctggacagctgctgccagtcagtgttgacaatactgggcgaggtggactgactcagtataaggcagcttcctgtgtccctcTGTTCCTAAAGTTCCCAACATGGAGCTAACTTTCATGGGAAAAGTAGCATGGAATATGCAAGTCATCATGTCTGTTGCTCACATGCACAGGTTgcttccctgcccccctttcaAACTGTGCAGACACTCTGTACGTGTGCCAGGGATCCTCGGCCTGCACACGTTGCCAGTGCAAGTACATGGAGGGGCTGACTGTACATGGGGAAAGCTGATGGCGGCTGCACATCGGCGCTGCGTCAGCAACTTCGAACAAAGCTATATGGGAGGGGAGCGCCTGAGAGTATTCATGTAGAACTGCACGAATTCAGCATTTGAAAGAACAAGTGCAAAAAGCTACAGAGGAGAAGTGAGCATGTGGGGAATGTTTTGGGGCAAAATGGAACTGAAATCAGAAACTGTCTGGCTTCATCCACCATAATTCTTTTTTTCTATCAAAAGGCCCAAGGCATCTTCCAAATGTGAGatctaaccccacccaccccacctaccAGATCTCCCTTCCCTCTGGCCAAACACCTGATACTTACACAAACTCTTCTGAACACACAATCTTAGTATATTTGTCCAGCGAATAGAGAACCACATCTGTGATTTGCTCAACTAAACAGAAAGAAGCAGAGAGAAACAGGAATGTATATGGGGcggtgggtgggcgggtgggctACGAACCACAATTCTTAGTGGTGATGTTCCTTAGTGATGTTGTTACCTGGATATTACATGTTACATAACATGTTACATAACAGCCCTCGGTTCTAGCTTAGAAAATATTTCTATATCTGGAGATTGCTGATATGGTAGATGCATCCAGATGGTACTAGCCATTAGAAAACATTGTgtattgatttcccccccttccataACAGATTTACTGCGGCAGGAGTTAAGACAGAAgacgcagtgggaaaacataggagggctACGAGTGGAAGGTGGTGATATccggcccacacctcccacaccTCTGCTCCAGTAAAATTGTGTGAAAGAGGACAGGTAATGGCAGGGTGCTGGTCTCATCTGTAGGCACCCTGTCATTCTCCTGTCATTCAACTTAACATTGGGCTGgatcatacattattattattattattattattattattattattattatatttatttatttatttatttatttatttatatagcaccatcgatgtacatggtgctgcacagaccacacagtatgatccagggtggcttcctgcattgagcagggggttggactcgatggccttgtaggccccttccaactctgctattctatgattctatgatgacatTGCTTAATTACCCTACAGCTGGAGACATACAGCTAGACGTGGGACTGACTCCCCTGAAACATTTTGCCTTTCCAGGGATGTGATAGGAACACTTCCCCACTCACTCATCCACCCACTCTAAAGGAACATAGTTCTTGGCATGTACAGAAGTTAGTTGCTGATTAATGGGACTGGGAAGGATTTTTACCTGCATGAGAATTGGCACCACAGTGCAGGGTTTTCACCTTTCCTGTGGTAATAATATTATTTCCATTGCGTATAGCCGATTCAGATGGTATGACAGGTATAACCGACATGTTAGATGCTAAAATTGTTCCCTGTGTAAGTCACAACTCTGTAGGTGTGGACAACATTGGGCTGGATCCCTTTGAAAGGGGGAAATAGGATTGCGCTCCCCAATTCCCCTTGGGTGGTGGTCTGAAGACCCAGCCCGGTGTGGGGGCTGAGTTGGCCATCCCTCAGGGCAACAGAAAAGGGGGCTCAAGTTAGTGGTCTGTGCTGTGACTCCATAACTCCTGTGGATCAGGATGCCCAGTGAACAGGTCCAGGCCCTATTCTCCCACCAAATTATTTTCCAAGCTGAAACCAATAACGTTGTGGCCATCTGCTTAAGCTACATGTTTCCATttgttcccccttctccttccttttccaaTGAGGCTCCATTGAGTGCTGCAACACACAGTGTTTCCTCTCCATCTTCCTCCCAACCACCACTCTTGTTCCTGTTGGTATAACCAAAAATCTGTATGATCTGAACTGGAGCCATGTTAGGTGAATTGCAGCTATCTGACGAACTCTGAAGGTACACCAGGATAATATTACTTACTGTCATATTTTTCCttcaaatatttgcatttatttatttatttatttgtcctcTGAAGGATCTGACGGTAGCATAAATGGTTCTCTCCTCCTTTCACACAACAGTCCTGTAAGGTGGATTAGGTTGCGTAGTCCACCTTACAGAGTACCAATTTGAACCCAGGTACCCCTGCCCTAATCTATAACCACACTGACTTTGCTTTGAATACCTAAAACTAAGAGCTTTAACTTCTTAAAGTCTGAAAATGAGCTAGGCCAATAAAAGTTGTTACATTAGGAAAAGGTTCTGATAAAGAGTTTAAAGGAAGAACGAATGCTTATGTATAGTACTGTTTATAtgttctgccagtcagtgtggttATAGATTAGGGCAGGGGTACCTGGGTTCAAATTGGTACTCTGTattggttccccagatggccatacccacaccccctttcccccaactacaaatcatttggtggtttcccagcttttctccagttttttccccattctaaaaaaggttgaaatgcctctcctaagctccTCTAagcaagtgatttattgcatgctcgtgattggccactcacggaagtttgtgggtctgttacacaatgttgtcaatggCCAGGATGTGTCTTGCACTATTCCCTGgaaatcctgcttttaaaaaagccacaCTTTTAATGTAGCAATATCtggaaaaaacaggattttctaccactagatggcactgtctcaactgaagtgaagggaggggaaatattcaattcaaaccacatggtcacccctcttcGCTCATGttatgcagcccataacaatcatgccaaagaagcaggaagcaaaagccCCGaataatgcaatttccccttaatgtattGACGcttttagttactggcaataagagctttaagctaaaatagattGGTACTGTTGGTATTTTTGACCCATCcacccccatcccttttgccgaccactggaatgcagcccccaagagcctCTCAGGAATGGAATTCAGGTGTCAGGTTGGAAGATGTTCAACAGCCCCGCCCACACTGGAATCATCTTGTAACCTTCCACTTCAATGTGCTCAACATGCAACTAAGCATTCTTCCAATCAGGCTACCATAACTGGGCAAGCATTATCATGTTCCTAAAAGTCTGATGCTGGGTGTTGCGCATGAGAATGATGTGGAGTAGTTGCAGGagaggggaaagtaaaaaaaatatatggagaAATAAGTGTGGAGTGCACTTACGTAAAGGAGCTGCATgcattgttggttttattttttccttaCCTGATATTTTAATTTTCTTCACAATCTTGTTTGTGGTATTGTTAATGTTGACATTAACTCCAATTGGATCTCCGTGGTAATAAATCTGAAATCACAGTGGATTGTAGCTAAAGTaagatggaggggggaaaagcTCTATTGCTCACCTGGATTCTTCCAGCACCATTTGGTTGGGAGGCTCCTGTGCCATTTTATCATCCATTCCTTTTTCTTCCAATCTTATGATGCTGCAATATAAGTCCAGCATTGTAAGATTAGAAGAAGAAAGACAAAATGGAACAAGAGGTAGGCATCTAAATGGTGCTATAGTCCAGGAGAAATGCATTTTCTGTAAAGCAAGATACTTTCAATGCTAAGGTTTCTATGAACATGGGGCGGAGACCCACTGATGAGTATTACAAGGAGCACAGCAAGAGTTTTGAAGCAAAAGCTGGAGCCTCCACTTTAGAGGCAAGCGTCATCTACAGTAGTAAAGGAAGAGAGCAGTAGGAAAGTTAAGCAAAAAGCAAAGGTCTCTCGAGAAAAGTTGAAAGCAAATATGCAACACAAACCTCCTTATCTAGGGAGGCCTCCAGGTGCAAGGGCTTGTCTGACATCATGAACTGCCGGGTAGTCTCAGACTTTGGTGCTGGGCCAGTATTGACAGGTGCAAACTGGACCTTTCGGATCACCAGTCGTACTGAATTCCTGCAAGGAAAATTGACGCTCAAGCACACCAGAACTGCAAGGCACAGGCAGGCACTGGGACGCAGCCCAGAGAGTTCACAGGATGAGATTTTTGCAATAAATCTGCGTGTCTGATTGCTGATCACCTTTTAGAAATTCCTTGGCCGTATGTTGGATTTCTAAAAGCTGATCAGCAATCAGACACGCAGATTTATTGCAAAAATCTCATTTGTTGTTAGATTCATGAAGCTCTTCCATGGACAAGCGAATCTGATGCAGATGATTTTTCCAGCAATGGTTTAAAATTCCCCTCAGTGTAGCTTGAACCACATTCAATTCTTTCTTAAGTTTGCCTCTGCACCCAATAACTGCCCATTATTATTTGTTTGATTGATATTGTTTGGGGGCAAcctgtttttttaatttcattataaCTAATCTGAATTTGAAGGAATGAATGGAAGTATTTGCAGAATTCTCTCCAAGCAGAAAGGGCCGTTTTCTTTTCTGCAGGCTgttttatacccccccccccagagaagcATCAGAAATTGGAAAGGGAGAGTTAATTTTTAATGCAGAATAtgtcaaaaacaaataaaataaatcaacacAAATATCTCTACAACAAAGAGGTTGCagagcagagacagcagcagctaAGGGCAGCATCAGGACCCAGCAGGGGCATCAAGAGTTGATGCTGGTTGCCAAaatatccctttttcttttcttttaacaaataTTTCCCCGGGGAGCTGGGGTGGTGGGATGCGCTGCACAGCAAAGCTTTCACTGAGACTCCAGCCCCACCCACCGCGTTCATTTCCCTGGAATGCCCCATGCAGGCCAAGAGGCATTGGGGAGAAATGAAGGTGGTTTCCCATCTGACCTATGGAAGCTTGGGTTCCCTCTCTGGATTCCTCCCACtcctcaagcccccccccccccagactggAGTGTCTGGAGCTTTGGGAGGCGGCAGGGAGagaaatccccttgttatctccaatctgttaTCTCCACCCTCCCAATCACAGAGAGGAGATAACGAGGGGATTTCCTCCGGGAAAAGGTGGCAGCACAGTCATCCAGCGCTTACAAGAGCCAGACGTGGGGAAGGTGAAGCACAAGGAAGTCAGGCTGAGCaactttgcctcccccccccaactccctaCGTCCTCCCACCAATGGGAGAAGGCACGGGGCAAGTGCA is a genomic window containing:
- the ARR3 gene encoding arrestin-C isoform X2, with product MADGAKVFKKTCPNGKLSIYLGRRDFVDHVERVEPVDGVVLIDPEYLKDRKVYVTLTCAFRYGRDDLDVIGLTFRKDLYMLAIQLFPPMPDQAPKTLTPLQDKLMKKLGENAYPFTFEMATNLPCSVTLQPGPDDAGKSCGVDFEVKGFCAENLEEKIHKRNSVRLVIRKVQFAPVNTGPAPKSETTRQFMMSDKPLHLEASLDKEIYYHGDPIGVNVNINNTTNKIVKKIKISVEQITDVVLYSLDKYTKIVCSEEFVENVAANSTFSKSYTVTPSLSNNREKRGLALDGKLKHEDTNLASTTVLRPGMDKEVLGILVSYKVKVNLMVSRGGILGDLTSSDVAVELPVILMHPKPEDSE
- the ARR3 gene encoding arrestin-C isoform X1; its protein translation is MADGAKVFKKTCPNGKLSIYLGRRDFVDHVERVEPVDGVVLIDPEYLKDRKVYVTLTCAFRYGRDDLDVIGLTFRKDLYMLAIQLFPPMPDQAPKTLTPLQDKLMKKLGENAYPFTFEMATNLPCSVTLQPGPDDAGKSCGVDFEVKGFCAENLEEKIHKRNSVRLVIRKVQFAPVNTGPAPKSETTRQFMMSDKPLHLEASLDKEIYYHGDPIGVNVNINNTTNKIVKKIKISVEQITDVVLYSLDKYTKIVCSEEFVENVAANSTFSKSYTVTPSLSNNREKRGLALDGKLKHEDTNLASTTVLRPGMDKEVLGILVSYKVKVNLMVSRGGILGDLTSSDVAVELPVILMHPKPEDTRRIL